In one Parvibaculum sp. genomic region, the following are encoded:
- a CDS encoding CinA family protein, with the protein MSIFPRRLVHLAELTLADAREAKLKLVTAESCTGGLIAGLLTEIAGSSDVVERGFVVYSNEAKREMLDVPGDLIADFGAVSEPVARAMAEGALKNSRAHISVSVTGVAGPGGGTPMKPVGLVHFGAARQGRSILHEMQRFGDIGREEIRIKSIETALNLIRRMM; encoded by the coding sequence ATGAGCATCTTTCCGCGCCGTCTCGTTCATCTGGCCGAGCTGACGCTGGCCGACGCGCGCGAGGCGAAGCTGAAACTCGTAACCGCCGAGTCCTGCACGGGCGGTTTGATCGCCGGTCTGCTGACCGAGATCGCCGGATCGTCGGATGTGGTGGAGCGCGGTTTCGTCGTCTACTCGAACGAAGCCAAGCGCGAGATGCTGGATGTGCCGGGCGACCTTATCGCCGATTTCGGCGCGGTGTCGGAGCCCGTGGCGCGGGCGATGGCGGAAGGCGCGTTGAAGAATTCGCGCGCACATATTTCCGTGTCGGTGACGGGCGTTGCCGGCCCCGGCGGCGGCACGCCGATGAAGCCGGTCGGGCTTGTGCATTTCGGCGCCGCGCGACAGGGCCGCAGCATTCTTCACGAGATGCAGCGCTTCGGCGATATCGGTCGCGAGGAAATCCGGATCAAGAGCATCGAAACGGCGCTCAATCTCATACGCCGGATGATGTGA
- a CDS encoding sulfatase yields the protein MGGEEAAGASSNGPKNAVVILLDSLNRHMLGAYGGAEFATPNLDRFAARATRFTRHFTGSLPCMPARHDILCGALDFLWRPWGSVEIWEDAITYELRKAGVVTQLISDHPHLFETGGENYHIDFTAWDYQRGHEGDPWKTVADPSWAGAPNFMRKHMPYDDSRGYFRGEEDFPGPRTMGAAARWLADNAGRHDRFMLFVDEFDPHEPFDTPEPYASMYDPDWEGAHLIWPPYVKGGIAKGVIDKKQARQIRASYGGKLTMIDKWFGKVLDELDRNNLWDDTLVILCTDHGHYLGEKDIWGKPGVPVYEPLGHIPLLIAHPGIAPGTCDALTTSVDLFATLAEFFGVNVRQRTHGRSLLPLLRGATKSIRDWLLTGVWGREVHYIDGARKYARAPAGDNAPLTMMSNRWSTMPTHFLTREQELPLPDDRAFLDRMPGSAVPVIHQRWDKDDHVPFWARAQFSGNHLYDLENDPSEDHNLAGTALETDYAERLRTALTELDAPAAQFERLGLG from the coding sequence ATGGGCGGAGAAGAAGCGGCCGGCGCATCGTCGAATGGGCCGAAAAACGCCGTCGTCATCCTTCTCGACAGTCTCAATCGTCACATGCTCGGCGCTTATGGCGGCGCCGAATTCGCGACACCCAATCTCGACCGCTTCGCCGCCCGCGCCACGCGCTTCACAAGGCATTTCACAGGCTCGTTGCCCTGCATGCCGGCGCGACATGACATTCTCTGCGGTGCGCTGGATTTTCTCTGGCGCCCCTGGGGCTCGGTCGAAATCTGGGAAGACGCCATCACCTATGAACTGCGCAAGGCGGGCGTCGTCACGCAGCTGATCTCCGACCATCCACATCTTTTCGAGACGGGCGGCGAAAACTACCACATCGATTTCACCGCCTGGGATTATCAACGCGGTCACGAGGGCGACCCGTGGAAGACGGTCGCCGACCCAAGCTGGGCCGGCGCACCGAATTTCATGCGCAAGCACATGCCCTATGACGACTCGCGTGGATACTTCCGTGGCGAGGAAGATTTTCCGGGCCCGCGCACGATGGGTGCGGCCGCGCGCTGGCTCGCCGACAATGCCGGCCGCCACGATCGCTTCATGCTCTTCGTCGACGAGTTCGACCCGCACGAACCCTTCGACACGCCGGAGCCCTATGCGTCGATGTACGACCCGGATTGGGAAGGCGCGCATCTGATCTGGCCGCCCTATGTGAAGGGCGGCATCGCGAAAGGCGTCATAGACAAGAAACAAGCCCGGCAGATACGCGCCAGCTATGGCGGCAAGCTGACCATGATCGACAAATGGTTCGGCAAGGTGCTGGACGAGCTCGATCGCAACAATCTCTGGGACGACACGCTGGTCATCCTTTGCACCGATCACGGCCATTATCTCGGCGAGAAGGACATCTGGGGAAAGCCCGGCGTGCCGGTCTACGAACCGCTCGGCCACATTCCGCTTCTGATCGCCCATCCCGGCATTGCGCCCGGCACCTGCGACGCGCTGACCACCAGTGTCGATCTCTTCGCGACGCTGGCGGAGTTCTTCGGCGTCAATGTCCGCCAGCGCACGCATGGCCGCTCGCTGCTGCCGCTGCTGCGCGGCGCGACGAAATCGATCCGCGACTGGCTGCTCACTGGCGTCTGGGGCCGCGAGGTGCACTACATCGATGGCGCCCGCAAATATGCACGCGCCCCGGCTGGCGATAATGCGCCGCTGACGATGATGTCGAACCGCTGGTCGACCATGCCGACGCACTTTCTGACGCGCGAGCAGGAACTTCCGCTGCCCGACGATCGCGCCTTCCTCGACCGTATGCCGGGAAGCGCCGTGCCGGTCATTCATCAACGCTGGGACAAGGACGATCACGTTCCGTTTTGGGCCAGAGCGCAGTTCTCCGGCAATCATCTATACGATCTCGAAAACGATCCGTCGGAGGACCATAATCTGGCCGGAACCGCGCTCGAAACCGACTACGCCGAACGCCTGCGGACGGCGTTAACGGAATTGGACGCGCCAGCCGCCCAGTTCGAGCGTCTCGGCCTCGGCTGA
- a CDS encoding septum formation initiator family protein — protein sequence MIRTREPLRLRQALIPLVCLVVLGYFAYHAVYGRHGFIAWLGIQNRVDTLEHQLVEMRGQREQLDRQVALLRPESLDPDLLDERARSALGYAGDNEVVIFLDRP from the coding sequence TTGATTCGAACCCGCGAGCCGCTGCGCCTCCGACAGGCGCTGATCCCGCTCGTCTGTCTCGTCGTCCTTGGCTATTTCGCCTATCACGCGGTCTATGGCCGTCACGGCTTCATCGCCTGGCTCGGCATCCAGAACCGCGTCGACACGCTTGAACATCAGCTTGTCGAAATGCGCGGCCAGCGCGAGCAGCTCGACCGGCAGGTGGCGCTGCTCCGGCCCGAAAGCCTCGATCCGGATCTTCTGGATGAGCGTGCCCGCTCGGCGCTGGGCTATGCAGGCGATAACGAGGTGGTGATTTTTCTCGATCGCCCCTGA
- a CDS encoding phosphatidylglycerophosphatase A, with product MSRFTPLPAGLRFGHPVVLVATWFGAGLIRPAPGTWGSLAAMPFAFVIVYLLGAPALALAAFAAFAAGIWAAERYCAASGTEDASEVVIDEVAAVWLVLAALPMSPVNWLAGFALFRLFDIWKPWPIGAVERRFKGGFGVMADDVVAAIYAVIAFILCDILIGIVI from the coding sequence ATGAGCCGCTTCACCCCCCTCCCCGCCGGTCTCCGCTTCGGGCATCCGGTCGTGCTTGTTGCGACATGGTTCGGCGCCGGACTGATCCGTCCCGCGCCCGGCACATGGGGATCGCTGGCCGCCATGCCCTTCGCTTTCGTCATTGTCTACCTTCTTGGCGCGCCGGCGCTCGCGCTTGCCGCGTTCGCCGCATTCGCCGCCGGCATATGGGCTGCGGAGCGATATTGCGCCGCCAGCGGAACGGAAGATGCTTCCGAAGTCGTGATCGACGAAGTAGCCGCAGTGTGGCTGGTGCTTGCGGCGCTGCCGATGTCGCCCGTCAACTGGCTTGCGGGATTTGCGCTGTTTCGCCTTTTCGACATCTGGAAGCCCTGGCCGATCGGCGCGGTGGAGCGGCGCTTCAAGGGCGGCTTCGGCGTCATGGCCGACGACGTCGTCGCCGCGATCTATGCCGTGATCGCCTTCATCCTTTGCGACATTCTGATCGGGATCGTCATATGA
- a CDS encoding pyruvate dehydrogenase complex dihydrolipoamide acetyltransferase, which produces MPIDILMPALSPTMEEGTLAKWLVKEGDEVKSGDIIAEIETDKATMEVEAVDEGRIGKLLVAEGTEGVAVNKPIAILLEEGESASDVKAPEKAKAPEKPKPAEKSAAPEVPKPAAKSEAKPAPPAPANGKSGRVFASPLARRIAAQKGIDLSSVEGSGPRGRIVKADIESAKPGARKSAAPAPAPASAIDARAFYAEGTYEEIPLDGMRKTIARRLTQSMQEIPHFYLTVDCELDELLATRKKLNAEAGEGAKLSVNDFLIRAAALALVKVPMANVSFAGNALLKHTHADIGIAVALDGGLITPIVRAAETKGLAEISAEAKSLAARARDKKLKPSEFEGGSFSISNLGMYGIKHFTAVINPPQAAILAVGKGEERPVVHDGKLEVATVMTVTMSCDHRAIDGALGAQFLEAFKSFVEYPARMLL; this is translated from the coding sequence ATGCCGATTGATATTCTGATGCCCGCGCTCTCGCCGACCATGGAGGAAGGCACGCTCGCCAAATGGCTGGTGAAGGAGGGCGACGAAGTGAAGTCGGGCGACATCATCGCCGAAATCGAAACCGACAAGGCGACGATGGAGGTCGAGGCAGTCGATGAGGGCCGCATCGGCAAGCTGCTGGTTGCCGAAGGCACCGAAGGCGTCGCCGTCAACAAGCCGATTGCGATACTGCTGGAGGAAGGCGAAAGCGCATCCGATGTGAAAGCGCCCGAAAAGGCGAAAGCACCGGAAAAGCCGAAACCCGCCGAAAAAAGCGCGGCGCCCGAAGTGCCGAAGCCGGCGGCGAAGAGCGAAGCAAAGCCGGCTCCGCCCGCGCCGGCGAACGGAAAGAGCGGGCGCGTCTTCGCGTCGCCGCTGGCGCGGCGCATCGCCGCTCAGAAAGGCATCGATCTTTCGTCGGTTGAGGGCTCGGGTCCGCGCGGCCGCATCGTTAAGGCCGACATCGAAAGCGCAAAGCCCGGCGCGCGTAAATCCGCCGCGCCTGCGCCCGCCCCCGCATCCGCCATCGACGCCCGTGCTTTCTATGCGGAAGGAACTTACGAGGAAATCCCGCTCGACGGCATGCGCAAGACCATTGCCCGCCGCCTGACGCAGTCGATGCAGGAAATCCCGCATTTCTACCTGACCGTCGATTGCGAACTCGACGAATTGCTGGCGACCCGCAAGAAGCTCAACGCCGAGGCGGGCGAGGGCGCGAAGCTCTCGGTCAACGATTTCCTGATCCGCGCCGCCGCGCTGGCGCTGGTGAAAGTGCCGATGGCCAATGTCAGCTTTGCCGGCAACGCGCTGCTGAAACACACCCACGCCGATATCGGCATTGCCGTGGCGCTGGATGGCGGCCTGATCACGCCGATTGTCCGCGCCGCCGAAACCAAGGGGCTCGCCGAAATTTCGGCCGAGGCGAAATCGCTGGCCGCGCGCGCCCGCGACAAGAAGCTGAAGCCGAGCGAGTTCGAGGGCGGAAGTTTCTCGATTTCGAATCTCGGCATGTACGGCATCAAGCATTTCACGGCCGTCATCAACCCGCCGCAAGCCGCAATTCTCGCCGTCGGCAAGGGCGAGGAGCGGCCGGTTGTGCATGATGGCAAGCTCGAAGTCGCGACCGTGATGACGGTCACGATGTCCTGCGACCACCGCGCCATCGACGGCGCGCTCGGCGCGCAGTTCCTCGAAGCCTTCAAATCATTCGTCGAATACCCCGCAAGGATGCTGCTCTGA
- a CDS encoding type II toxin-antitoxin system RatA family toxin: MPAHEQTRDVPYAADDMFALVAGIERYPEFLPWCGGARIRRRDTLDGKEVLIADLLISYKLFRERFTSKVTLDPAKRLIDVAYVEGPFRHLHNKWQFEPLADGGTRIHFFIDFEFRSQMLQKMMNAVFAKAFGRLMQAFVDRADELHGRRASSVFGPPVTSAE; this comes from the coding sequence ATGCCCGCCCACGAACAAACCCGCGACGTTCCCTACGCGGCGGACGACATGTTCGCCCTCGTCGCCGGCATCGAGCGCTATCCCGAGTTTCTGCCCTGGTGCGGCGGCGCGCGCATCCGCCGCCGCGACACGCTCGACGGCAAGGAGGTGCTCATTGCCGATCTGCTGATTTCCTACAAGCTTTTCCGCGAACGCTTCACCAGCAAGGTCACGCTCGACCCCGCGAAGCGCCTGATCGACGTCGCCTATGTCGAGGGGCCGTTCCGCCATCTCCACAACAAATGGCAGTTCGAGCCGTTAGCCGATGGCGGCACACGCATTCACTTCTTCATCGATTTCGAGTTTCGCAGCCAGATGCTGCAGAAAATGATGAACGCGGTTTTCGCCAAGGCCTTCGGCCGCCTGATGCAGGCCTTTGTCGATCGGGCGGACGAGCTGCACGGCCGGCGCGCCTCATCCGTCTTCGGTCCGCCCGTTACTTCGGCAGAATGA
- a CDS encoding pyruvate dehydrogenase complex E1 component subunit beta, translating into MPTEILMPALSPTMEEGTLAKWLVKEGDEVKSGDVIAEIETDKATMEVEAADEGTVAKLVVPEGTENVKVNAVIALLAGEGEDASKAKTESRPKKEKPAPKAKTEKDEKDAVEHKQPKIEVKTDPGIPDGTEFVTQTVREALRDAMAEEMRRDDNVFVMGEEVAQYEGAYKVTQGLLAEFGDRRVVDTPITEHGFAGLGVGAAFAGLRPIVEFMTFNFAMQAIDHLINSAAKTRYMSGGQMSCPIVFRGPNGPASRVGAQHSHDYASWYAHIPGLVVIAPYSAADAKGLLKAAIRDPNPVVFLENEVLYGKTFEVPVLDDHVLPIGKARVMKEGSDVTLVSHSHGLAYCLEAMAKLEEEGIDVELIDLRTIRPLDIDTIIASVKKTNRLVTVEETWPVCGIGAEIAARVQADAFDFLDAPILRVTQKDVPMPYAANLEKLALPSAEEVVEAVKAVCYR; encoded by the coding sequence ATGCCGACCGAAATCCTGATGCCCGCGCTCTCGCCGACCATGGAGGAAGGCACGCTCGCCAAATGGCTGGTGAAGGAGGGCGATGAGGTGAAATCCGGCGACGTCATCGCCGAAATCGAAACCGACAAGGCGACGATGGAAGTCGAGGCGGCCGACGAAGGCACCGTCGCGAAACTCGTTGTGCCGGAAGGCACCGAGAACGTGAAGGTCAACGCGGTGATCGCGCTGCTTGCCGGCGAAGGCGAGGATGCGTCGAAGGCCAAAACAGAAAGCCGGCCGAAGAAGGAAAAGCCTGCGCCGAAAGCGAAAACCGAAAAGGACGAGAAGGACGCCGTCGAGCACAAGCAGCCGAAGATCGAGGTCAAGACCGATCCCGGCATTCCCGACGGCACCGAATTTGTGACGCAGACCGTGCGCGAGGCGCTGCGTGACGCGATGGCCGAAGAGATGCGCCGCGACGACAACGTCTTCGTGATGGGCGAGGAAGTGGCGCAATACGAAGGCGCCTACAAGGTGACGCAAGGCCTGCTCGCCGAATTCGGCGACCGGCGCGTGGTCGACACGCCGATCACCGAACATGGCTTTGCCGGCCTCGGCGTCGGCGCGGCATTCGCAGGTCTACGCCCCATCGTCGAATTCATGACCTTCAACTTCGCCATGCAGGCGATCGACCACCTGATCAATTCGGCGGCCAAGACGCGCTACATGTCGGGCGGCCAGATGTCTTGTCCCATCGTCTTCCGCGGACCGAACGGCCCCGCGTCGCGCGTCGGCGCGCAGCACAGCCACGACTATGCCTCGTGGTACGCGCATATTCCGGGCCTCGTCGTCATCGCGCCTTATTCGGCGGCGGATGCGAAGGGGCTGCTCAAGGCCGCGATCCGCGACCCGAACCCGGTCGTCTTCCTCGAAAACGAAGTGCTCTACGGCAAGACCTTCGAGGTGCCGGTGCTCGACGATCATGTGTTGCCCATCGGCAAGGCGCGCGTGATGAAGGAGGGCAGCGACGTTACCCTCGTATCGCACAGCCACGGCCTCGCCTATTGCCTTGAAGCGATGGCGAAGCTCGAAGAGGAGGGGATCGATGTCGAGTTGATCGACCTGCGCACCATCCGTCCGCTCGACATCGACACCATTATCGCCTCGGTCAAAAAGACCAACCGGCTCGTGACGGTCGAGGAGACATGGCCGGTCTGCGGCATCGGCGCCGAAATCGCCGCACGCGTACAGGCCGACGCTTTCGATTTTCTCGATGCACCGATCCTGCGCGTGACGCAGAAAGACGTGCCGATGCCCTATGCGGCCAATCTCGAAAAGCTGGCGCTACCGAGCGCCGAGGAAGTGGTGGAGGCGGTGAAAGCCGTCTGCTACCGCTGA
- a CDS encoding PAS domain-containing protein: protein MSLGTDIHPGHREIGYDAIEAQEPTHPKNRQLLEYWRARCVGGDVAPRRDINPLDMPALMGGMFIVEPVDGGTDMRYRLIGAANEQRLGMPFTGRRFSECYEPKMAAEQIAIHNRVMDRLKPVVLRGNFLGVDMEYARFECLYLPVRAETGLQVFGGLYDMAQTD from the coding sequence ATGTCGCTGGGCACAGACATACATCCCGGACACCGGGAAATCGGCTACGACGCCATCGAGGCGCAGGAACCGACGCATCCGAAAAACCGGCAATTGCTGGAATACTGGCGTGCGCGTTGCGTCGGTGGCGATGTGGCGCCGCGCCGCGACATCAACCCGCTCGACATGCCGGCTTTGATGGGCGGCATGTTCATCGTCGAGCCCGTCGATGGCGGTACCGACATGCGCTACCGGCTGATCGGCGCGGCGAATGAGCAGCGCCTCGGCATGCCCTTCACCGGCCGCCGCTTCTCGGAATGCTATGAGCCGAAAATGGCCGCCGAACAGATTGCGATTCACAACCGGGTCATGGACCGCTTGAAGCCGGTGGTGTTGCGTGGAAATTTCCTCGGTGTCGACATGGAATATGCGCGCTTCGAATGCCTCTACCTGCCGGTGCGCGCCGAAACCGGTCTCCAGGTTTTCGGCGGCCTCTACGACATGGCCCAGACGGACTGA
- the lipA gene encoding lipoyl synthase produces the protein MVTVIDTLKAAAARPRHPEKAHRPDTPILRKPEWIRVKAPGSPVYTETRRIVRENNLVTVCEEAGCPNIGECWTKKHATMMIMGDTCTRACAFCNVKTGLPAPLDADEPENVANAVAKLGLRHVVITSVDRDDLADGGARHFVEVIEAIRRRSPGTTIEILTPDFLRKEGALEMVVAARPDVFNHNLETVPRLYLNIRPGARYFHSLRLLQRVKELDPTIFTKSGIMAGLGETREEVLQVMDDMRSANIDFLTIGQYLQPTRKHAAVDRFVTPDEFKSYETIARTKGFLLVSSSPLTRSSYHADEDFARLSAARNAAQPRT, from the coding sequence ATGGTCACCGTCATCGACACGCTGAAGGCGGCTGCGGCGCGGCCGCGCCATCCCGAAAAGGCCCATCGGCCCGACACGCCCATCCTGCGCAAGCCGGAATGGATCCGCGTCAAGGCGCCGGGTTCGCCGGTCTATACCGAGACCAGACGGATCGTCCGGGAGAACAATCTCGTCACCGTCTGCGAGGAAGCCGGCTGCCCGAACATCGGCGAATGCTGGACCAAGAAGCACGCCACCATGATGATCATGGGCGACACCTGCACGCGCGCCTGCGCCTTCTGCAACGTCAAGACCGGCCTGCCGGCGCCGCTCGATGCGGACGAACCGGAAAACGTCGCGAACGCCGTGGCGAAGCTTGGCCTGCGCCATGTCGTCATCACCTCGGTCGACCGTGACGATCTCGCCGATGGCGGCGCGCGCCATTTTGTCGAAGTGATCGAGGCAATCCGCCGCCGTTCGCCCGGCACCACGATCGAAATTCTGACGCCGGACTTCCTGCGCAAGGAAGGCGCGCTGGAGATGGTGGTCGCGGCGCGGCCCGATGTCTTCAACCACAACCTCGAAACCGTGCCACGCCTCTATCTCAACATCCGTCCCGGCGCGCGCTACTTCCATTCGTTGCGCCTGCTCCAGCGCGTCAAGGAACTCGACCCGACGATCTTCACCAAATCCGGCATCATGGCCGGCCTCGGCGAAACGCGCGAGGAAGTGTTGCAGGTGATGGACGACATGCGGTCGGCCAATATCGACTTCCTGACCATCGGCCAATATCTGCAGCCGACGCGCAAGCACGCGGCGGTCGACCGCTTCGTGACGCCGGACGAATTCAAGTCCTACGAAACGATAGCCCGCACCAAGGGTTTCCTGCTGGTCTCGTCAAGTCCGCTGACGCGCTCTTCCTATCACGCAGATGAGGACTTCGCCCGCCTGAGCGCTGCGCGCAACGCCGCGCAGCCGCGGACCTGA
- the lpdA gene encoding dihydrolipoyl dehydrogenase: MADQYDLVVIGSGPGGYVAAIRAAQLGMKTAIVERDALGGICLNWGCIPTKALLRSAEVYETLHRLDEFGLKADNIGFDAEAVVTRSRKVAAQLSNGVKFLMKKNRIDVIEGSGKLAGVGKVAVETKDGKTSELAAKNIILATGARARTVPGLEPDGERIWTYREAMVPKSIPKSLIVVGSGAIGIEFASFYRAFGAEVTVIEMLDRILPVEDEEISKEAARAFKKRGIKLLTGATVEKIEKRKSGVVATVKTGGKSETIEAEIVISAVGIVGNVENLGLEKAGIKVEKTHVVVNEWLETGAKGLYAIGDLVGPPWLAHKASHEGVLAAERIAGVKGLHPIDTTKIPGCTYSTPQIASVGLTEAKAKEEGYEVKVGRFPFRANGKAIALGETEGFVKTVFDAKSGELLGAHMIGAEVTELIQGFGLARTLEATEADLIHAVFPHPTLSEMMGEAVLDAEGRVLHT; encoded by the coding sequence ATGGCGGACCAATACGACCTCGTGGTGATCGGTTCCGGCCCCGGCGGCTATGTCGCCGCGATCCGCGCCGCGCAGCTCGGGATGAAAACCGCCATCGTCGAGCGCGACGCACTGGGCGGCATCTGCCTCAACTGGGGCTGCATCCCGACCAAGGCGCTGCTGCGTTCGGCCGAAGTCTACGAAACGCTGCATCGCCTCGACGAATTCGGCCTCAAGGCCGACAATATCGGCTTCGACGCCGAGGCGGTCGTGACGCGCAGCCGCAAGGTCGCCGCGCAATTGTCGAATGGCGTCAAATTCCTGATGAAGAAAAACAGGATCGACGTCATCGAGGGCAGTGGCAAGCTTGCCGGTGTGGGCAAGGTTGCGGTCGAAACGAAAGACGGAAAGACGAGCGAGCTCGCCGCGAAGAACATCATCCTCGCCACCGGCGCCCGCGCGCGCACCGTCCCCGGACTTGAGCCGGACGGCGAACGCATCTGGACCTATCGCGAGGCGATGGTGCCGAAATCGATCCCCAAATCGCTGATCGTCGTCGGCTCCGGCGCGATCGGCATCGAGTTTGCGAGCTTCTACCGTGCCTTCGGCGCCGAGGTGACGGTGATCGAAATGCTGGACCGCATCCTCCCGGTCGAGGACGAGGAAATCTCGAAGGAGGCGGCGCGCGCGTTCAAGAAACGCGGTATCAAGCTGCTCACCGGCGCAACGGTCGAGAAGATCGAGAAGAGAAAGTCTGGCGTCGTCGCGACGGTGAAGACCGGCGGCAAGAGCGAAACCATTGAAGCCGAAATCGTGATCTCGGCGGTCGGCATCGTCGGCAATGTCGAAAACCTCGGTCTCGAAAAGGCAGGCATCAAGGTCGAAAAAACGCATGTCGTCGTCAACGAATGGCTCGAGACGGGCGCGAAGGGCCTCTATGCCATCGGCGACCTGGTCGGTCCGCCCTGGCTGGCGCACAAGGCGAGCCACGAGGGCGTACTGGCGGCCGAACGCATCGCGGGCGTGAAGGGCCTCCACCCCATCGACACGACGAAAATTCCCGGCTGCACCTATTCGACGCCGCAGATCGCCAGCGTCGGCCTCACCGAAGCGAAGGCGAAGGAAGAGGGCTACGAAGTAAAGGTCGGCCGCTTCCCCTTCCGCGCCAACGGCAAGGCCATCGCGCTCGGCGAAACCGAAGGCTTCGTCAAAACCGTCTTCGACGCCAAATCAGGCGAGCTTCTGGGCGCCCACATGATCGGTGCCGAAGTCACGGAGCTCATTCAGGGCTTCGGTCTGGCGCGCACGCTCGAAGCGACCGAAGCCGATCTGATCCATGCCGTCTTCCCGCATCCGACGCTGTCGGAAATGATGGGCGAAGCCGTGCTCGACGCCGAAGGCCGCGTTCTCCATACTTGA
- the pdhA gene encoding pyruvate dehydrogenase (acetyl-transferring) E1 component subunit alpha has protein sequence MASRTSSKSAAGKPAKKPAAKPAKKAEKSASLSPKDELQAYRDMLLIRRFEEKAGQMYGMGLIGGFCHLYIGQEAVVVGMQMAIEEGDQVITGYRDHGHMLACGMDPKGVMAELTGREGGYSRGKGGSMHMFSIEKRFYGGHGIVGAQVPIGTGLAFANSYRDNGRVCLTYFGDGAANQGQVYESFNMAELWRLPVVYVIENNQYAMGTSVARASAQTNLSKRGASFNIPGEQVDGMDVRAVRAAGEKAAEFCRSGKGPYILEMMTYRYRGHSMSDPAKYRAREEVAKMRQEHDPIEQVRARLLAGKHVTEDELKEIDKEIKAVVNDAAEFAQSSPEPDPSELWTDVLAEV, from the coding sequence ATGGCGTCCCGCACTTCCAGCAAATCCGCTGCCGGCAAGCCGGCCAAAAAGCCCGCCGCCAAGCCTGCGAAGAAAGCCGAAAAATCCGCGTCCCTGTCGCCGAAGGACGAGTTGCAGGCCTATCGCGACATGCTGCTGATCCGCCGCTTCGAGGAGAAGGCGGGTCAGATGTACGGCATGGGTCTGATCGGCGGCTTCTGTCACCTCTATATCGGCCAGGAGGCGGTCGTCGTCGGTATGCAGATGGCGATAGAGGAGGGCGACCAGGTCATCACCGGCTATCGCGATCACGGTCACATGCTGGCCTGTGGCATGGACCCGAAAGGCGTGATGGCGGAGTTGACGGGCCGCGAAGGCGGCTATTCGCGCGGCAAGGGCGGCTCGATGCACATGTTCAGTATCGAGAAACGCTTCTATGGCGGCCACGGTATTGTCGGCGCGCAGGTGCCGATCGGCACCGGACTCGCTTTCGCCAATAGCTATCGTGACAACGGCAGGGTTTGCCTCACCTATTTCGGCGACGGCGCCGCCAATCAGGGTCAGGTCTATGAAAGCTTCAACATGGCCGAGCTCTGGCGCCTGCCGGTCGTCTATGTGATCGAGAACAACCAGTATGCGATGGGAACCAGCGTCGCCCGTGCGAGCGCGCAGACCAACCTGTCGAAACGCGGCGCCAGCTTCAACATTCCAGGCGAACAGGTCGACGGCATGGACGTGCGCGCCGTGCGCGCCGCCGGCGAGAAGGCCGCCGAATTCTGCCGCAGCGGCAAGGGCCCCTACATCCTCGAGATGATGACCTACCGCTATCGCGGCCATTCGATGTCCGACCCGGCGAAATATCGTGCGCGGGAGGAGGTCGCCAAGATGCGCCAGGAACACGACCCGATCGAACAAGTCCGCGCACGCCTTCTGGCGGGCAAGCATGTGACCGAAGATGAGCTGAAAGAAATCGACAAGGAGATCAAGGCCGTCGTCAACGACGCCGCCGAATTCGCGCAATCGAGCCCGGAGCCCGATCCGTCGGAACTCTGGACCGACGTGTTGGCGGAGGTCTGA